From a single Apium graveolens cultivar Ventura chromosome 2, ASM990537v1, whole genome shotgun sequence genomic region:
- the LOC141706666 gene encoding inositol diphosphatase DSP1-like isoform X1, translating to MKAVTVTDDGDADTCKTIAVISGSSPTGENNEDYEQYTPPLNFAMVENGIYRSGFPDSTNFSFLQTLSLRSIVYLCPEPYPEVNAEFLRSNGIRLFQFGVDGSKEPFVNIPEETIREALKVVTDIRNHPLLIHCKRGKHRTGCVVGCLRKLQKWCLTSIFDEYQRFAAAKARVSDQRFMELFDISTFKHISKEFSCLKRMNFSCEGTVISFPPEDNDDFFSLLDNK from the exons ATGAAAGCAGTTACTGTGACAGACGACGGAGACGCTGACACGTGCAAAACGATCGCCGTGATATCGGGATCATCACCGACCGGCGAGAACAACGAAGATTATGAACAGTACACGCCGCCTTTGAACTTCGCAATGGTGGAAAATGGAATATATAGGTCTGGCTTTCCTGACTCCACCAACTTCTCCTTCTTGCAAACCCTCTCCCTCCGCTCCATCGT ATATTTGTGCCCGGAGCCATATCCAGAGGTGAACGCGGAGTTTTTGAGGTCCAATGGCATCCGTTTGTTTCAGTTTGGTGTTGATGGTAGTAAG GAACCGTTTGTCAATATTCCAGAGGAAACAATCCGGGAAGCACTCAAAGTAGTAACTG ATATCAGGAATCACCCACTGCTAATTCATTGCAAACGAGGCAAG CACCGAACAGGTTGTGTGGTAGGGTGCCTGAGAAAACTGCAGAAATGGTGCCTGACCTCAATATTTGATGAGTATCAGCGCTTTGCAGCTGCCAAAGCTAGGGTTTCTGATCAGAGGTTTATGGAGCTATTTGATATCTCGACTTTCAAGCATATATCGAAGGAGTTTTCATGTTTGAAGAG GATGAATTTCAGCTGTGAAGGGACAGTAATTTCTTTCCCTCCCGAGGACAATGATGATTTCTTTTCTCTTCTGGACAATAAGTAG
- the LOC141706666 gene encoding inositol diphosphatase DSP1-like isoform X4: MKAVTVTDDGDADTCKTIAVISGSSPTGENNEDYEQYTPPLNFAMVENGIYRSGFPDSTNFSFLQTLSLRSIVYLCPEPYPEVNAEFLRSNGIRLFQFGVDGSKEPFVNIPEETIREALKVVTDIRNHPLLIHCKRGKHRTGCVVGCLRKLQKWCLTSIFDEYQRFAAAKARVSDQRFMELFDISTFKHISKEFSCLKSCEGTVISFPPEDNDDFFSLLDNK; the protein is encoded by the exons ATGAAAGCAGTTACTGTGACAGACGACGGAGACGCTGACACGTGCAAAACGATCGCCGTGATATCGGGATCATCACCGACCGGCGAGAACAACGAAGATTATGAACAGTACACGCCGCCTTTGAACTTCGCAATGGTGGAAAATGGAATATATAGGTCTGGCTTTCCTGACTCCACCAACTTCTCCTTCTTGCAAACCCTCTCCCTCCGCTCCATCGT ATATTTGTGCCCGGAGCCATATCCAGAGGTGAACGCGGAGTTTTTGAGGTCCAATGGCATCCGTTTGTTTCAGTTTGGTGTTGATGGTAGTAAG GAACCGTTTGTCAATATTCCAGAGGAAACAATCCGGGAAGCACTCAAAGTAGTAACTG ATATCAGGAATCACCCACTGCTAATTCATTGCAAACGAGGCAAG CACCGAACAGGTTGTGTGGTAGGGTGCCTGAGAAAACTGCAGAAATGGTGCCTGACCTCAATATTTGATGAGTATCAGCGCTTTGCAGCTGCCAAAGCTAGGGTTTCTGATCAGAGGTTTATGGAGCTATTTGATATCTCGACTTTCAAGCATATATCGAAGGAGTTTTCATGTTTGAAGAG CTGTGAAGGGACAGTAATTTCTTTCCCTCCCGAGGACAATGATGATTTCTTTTCTCTTCTGGACAATAAGTAG
- the LOC141706666 gene encoding inositol diphosphatase DSP1-like isoform X2 — MKAVTVTDDGDADTCKTIAVISGSSPTGENNEDYEQYTPPLNFAMVENGIYRSGFPDSTNFSFLQTLSLRSIVYLCPEPYPEVNAEFLRSNGIRLFQFGVDGSKEPFVNIPEETIREALKVVTDIRNHPLLIHCKRGKHRTGCVVGCLRKLQKWCLTSIFDEYQRFAAAKARVSDQRFMELFDISTFKHISKEFSCLKSDELPVRSPVSFVTTGKGLIFCLTC, encoded by the exons ATGAAAGCAGTTACTGTGACAGACGACGGAGACGCTGACACGTGCAAAACGATCGCCGTGATATCGGGATCATCACCGACCGGCGAGAACAACGAAGATTATGAACAGTACACGCCGCCTTTGAACTTCGCAATGGTGGAAAATGGAATATATAGGTCTGGCTTTCCTGACTCCACCAACTTCTCCTTCTTGCAAACCCTCTCCCTCCGCTCCATCGT ATATTTGTGCCCGGAGCCATATCCAGAGGTGAACGCGGAGTTTTTGAGGTCCAATGGCATCCGTTTGTTTCAGTTTGGTGTTGATGGTAGTAAG GAACCGTTTGTCAATATTCCAGAGGAAACAATCCGGGAAGCACTCAAAGTAGTAACTG ATATCAGGAATCACCCACTGCTAATTCATTGCAAACGAGGCAAG CACCGAACAGGTTGTGTGGTAGGGTGCCTGAGAAAACTGCAGAAATGGTGCCTGACCTCAATATTTGATGAGTATCAGCGCTTTGCAGCTGCCAAAGCTAGGGTTTCTGATCAGAGGTTTATGGAGCTATTTGATATCTCGACTTTCAAGCATATATCGAAGGAGTTTTCATGTTTGAAGAG CGATGAACTTCCTGTACGGAGCCCAGTCTCATTTGTAACCACCGGAAAAGGTTTGATTTTTTGTTTAACATGTTAA
- the LOC141706665 gene encoding 1-aminocyclopropane-1-carboxylate oxidase 3-like, whose translation MENFPVINLEKLNGEERTSTMESIKDACENWGFFELVNHGISHDLMDTVERLTKEHYKKCMEQRFKEMIASKALEGVLAEVTDMDWESTFFLRHLPSTNISEIPDLEEEYRKVMKEFAGKLEKLAEELLDLLCENLGLEKGYLKKAFHGTKGPNFGTKVSNYPPCPNPELIKGLRAHTDAGGIILLFQDDKVSGLQLLKEGKWVDVPPMRHSIVINLGDQLEVITNGKYKSVLHRVIAQSDGNRMSLASFYNPGNDAVIYPAQALVAKETDEKQIYPKFMFDDYMKLYTTVKFQAKEPRFEAMKATEMDVNLKQIAA comes from the exons ATGGAGAACTTTCCAGTCATCAACTTAGAGAAGCTGAATGGTGAAGAGAGAACATCTACAATGGAGAGTATCAAAGATGCTTGCGAGAACTGGGGATTCTTTGAG CTCGTGAACCACGGGATTTCACATGATCTTATGGACACGGTGGAAAGATTGACAAAGGAGCACTATAAGAAGTGCATGGAGCAGAGGTTTAAGGAGATGATTGCGAGTAAAGCTCTGGAGGGAGTCCTAGCAGAAGTTACTGATATGGACTGGGAGAGTACCTTCTTTTTACGCCATCTCCCGTCTACAAACATTTCTGAGATCCCTGACCTTGAGGAGGAGTACAG GAAGGTGATGAAGGAATTTGCAGGAAAGCTGGAGAAACTAGCAGAGGAGCTTCTGGACTTGCTGTGTGAGAATCTTGGACTAGAGAAAGGTTACCTAAAGAAAGCCTTTCATGGCACAAAGGGTCCCAACTTTGGCACAAAGGTCAGCAACTACCCCCCATGTCCCAATCCTGAGTTGATCAAGGGGCTCAGAGCTCACACAGATGCCGGTGGCATTATCTTGCTATTCCAAGACGACAAGGTCAGCGGTCTACAGCTCCTCAAGGAAGGCAAGTGGGTTGATGTTCCACCTATGCGTCATTCCATTGTGATCAACCTCGGTGATCAACTAGAG GTTATCACCAACGGGAAATACAAGAGTGTGCTTCACAGAGTGATAGCTCAGTCAGATGGAAATCGCATGTCTCTTGCTTCATTTTACAACCCTGGCAACGACGCTGTTATCTATCCAGCACAAGCATTGGTGGCAAAAGAAACAGATGAGAAGCAAATATACCCAAAGTTCATGTTCGATGACTACATGAAGCTATATACGACTGTCAAATTTCAGGCCAAGGAACCGCGGTTTGAAGCCATGAAAGCTACAGAAATGGATGTGAATTTGAAACAAATCGCAGCATAG
- the LOC141706666 gene encoding inositol diphosphatase DSP1-like isoform X3 translates to MKAVTVTDDGDADTCKTIAVISGSSPTGENNEDYEQYTPPLNFAMVENGIYRSGFPDSTNFSFLQTLSLRSIVYLCPEPYPEVNAEFLRSNGIRLFQFGVDGSKEPFVNIPEETIREALKVVTDIRNHPLLIHCKRGKHRTGCVVGCLRKLQKWCLTSIFDEYQRFAAAKARVSDQRFMELFDISTFKHISKEFSCLKRLMRLLFSGSLSAMNFLYGAQSHL, encoded by the exons ATGAAAGCAGTTACTGTGACAGACGACGGAGACGCTGACACGTGCAAAACGATCGCCGTGATATCGGGATCATCACCGACCGGCGAGAACAACGAAGATTATGAACAGTACACGCCGCCTTTGAACTTCGCAATGGTGGAAAATGGAATATATAGGTCTGGCTTTCCTGACTCCACCAACTTCTCCTTCTTGCAAACCCTCTCCCTCCGCTCCATCGT ATATTTGTGCCCGGAGCCATATCCAGAGGTGAACGCGGAGTTTTTGAGGTCCAATGGCATCCGTTTGTTTCAGTTTGGTGTTGATGGTAGTAAG GAACCGTTTGTCAATATTCCAGAGGAAACAATCCGGGAAGCACTCAAAGTAGTAACTG ATATCAGGAATCACCCACTGCTAATTCATTGCAAACGAGGCAAG CACCGAACAGGTTGTGTGGTAGGGTGCCTGAGAAAACTGCAGAAATGGTGCCTGACCTCAATATTTGATGAGTATCAGCGCTTTGCAGCTGCCAAAGCTAGGGTTTCTGATCAGAGGTTTATGGAGCTATTTGATATCTCGACTTTCAAGCATATATCGAAGGAGTTTTCATGTTTGAAGAG GCTAATGAGACTTCTTTTCTCTGGCTCTCTTTCAGCGATGAACTTCCTGTACGGAGCCCAGTCTCATTTGTAA